In a single window of the Orbaceae bacterium lpD04 genome:
- a CDS encoding TatD family hydrolase, with protein sequence MMLIDTHCHFDAPPFIDELASSVQRFEQAGVSSIIVPAVASQNFSIVLELAKLYPSIYCALGLHPIYTHQKNDLELLAIQLNAHHDKVVAIGEIGLDGYIDHIDIREQTFFLTAQLDLAKQYHFPVILHSRRANALLHKALKKAKLPAVGVIHGFAGSYEEAMQFVRLGYYIGVGGVITYPRANKTRQAISRIPLSSILLETDAPDMPLNGLQGQANRPENIIKVFEELTKLRVEAPSQILNTILTNTLTLFSRINTMKVV encoded by the coding sequence ATGATGCTAATTGATACTCATTGTCACTTTGATGCACCGCCCTTTATTGATGAATTGGCAAGTTCAGTGCAGCGCTTTGAGCAAGCTGGTGTGTCGAGCATTATTGTTCCAGCCGTTGCAAGTCAAAATTTTAGTATTGTGCTGGAATTAGCCAAACTGTATCCCTCAATTTATTGCGCATTAGGCTTACATCCTATCTATACTCATCAAAAAAATGATCTTGAATTATTAGCAATACAGCTTAATGCGCATCATGACAAGGTTGTTGCTATCGGCGAAATAGGACTTGATGGTTATATTGATCACATCGACATTCGCGAGCAAACATTTTTTTTAACCGCGCAACTCGATTTAGCAAAGCAATATCATTTTCCGGTCATTCTTCACTCTCGTAGGGCTAACGCTTTGTTACACAAAGCGTTGAAAAAAGCAAAGTTGCCAGCGGTTGGCGTTATTCATGGTTTTGCTGGTAGCTATGAAGAGGCGATGCAATTTGTTCGCTTAGGGTATTATATTGGGGTTGGTGGCGTTATCACTTATCCTCGGGCTAATAAAACGCGTCAAGCGATTAGTCGTATTCCTTTATCATCAATTTTGCTTGAAACCGATGCGCCAGATATGCCATTAAATGGCCTGCAAGGTCAAGCAAATAGACCTGAAAATATTATAAAAGTATTTGAAGAACTTACAAAACTAAGAGTTGAAGCACCATCACAAATTCTTAACACAATCTTAACGAATACCTTGACGCTATTTTCTAGAATCAATACAATGAAAGTTGTCTAA
- the mdtD gene encoding multidrug transporter subunit MdtD: MTDNISISPLMYKMMPWIAAVAFFMQTLDTSILNTALPSIAKDLNESPLNMQSAVISYALAVALFIPVSGFFSDRFGTRNVFVMAVFLFSSGSLLCALSSSLIMLDISRVIQGVGGAMMVPVSRLALIKSFKRSDFLAALNASTIPGLIGPVIGPVLGGYLVEYSSWHWIFLINIPIGIIGMISGWKFMPNIKGGLSRFDLSGVFFIAIAVISATLGLEFINEGLNIYFSLSLILLCFMLLSLYVLHAKKSSSPIFPLSLFNIHTFRIGIIGNLISRLGISATPFLIPLLLQVAFGYSAIYAGCMLIPMAIASLTMKTFVPPILRRFGYRRVLMTNTIIVGLIIMAMSLLNKDSSMILFGVLLFCLGATNSLQFTSMNSITLADLPNELTSSGNSLMAVNQQLAISFGIACGAVLVRIFSYQAEMVTQDITHAFKMSFIILGTFTCFSSLIFRCLYPQDGQNLTVKNKSN; the protein is encoded by the coding sequence ATGACTGATAATATTTCTATTTCGCCTTTAATGTATAAAATGATGCCGTGGATAGCGGCAGTTGCCTTTTTTATGCAAACGCTTGATACTTCGATTCTAAATACGGCGCTTCCTTCCATTGCAAAAGATCTTAATGAATCACCATTAAATATGCAATCTGCGGTAATTAGCTATGCATTAGCTGTTGCATTATTTATTCCAGTGAGCGGCTTTTTTTCAGATCGCTTTGGTACGCGTAATGTGTTTGTCATGGCGGTATTTTTATTTTCCTCAGGCTCATTATTATGTGCATTATCATCATCTTTAATTATGTTAGATATCTCTCGAGTAATTCAAGGTGTGGGCGGCGCGATGATGGTTCCGGTATCGAGGCTGGCGCTAATTAAATCATTTAAACGTAGTGACTTTTTAGCGGCACTAAATGCCTCAACCATTCCAGGTTTAATTGGCCCTGTCATTGGGCCCGTTTTAGGTGGCTATCTGGTTGAATATTCAAGTTGGCATTGGATTTTTCTTATTAATATTCCAATTGGTATTATTGGCATGATCAGTGGCTGGAAATTTATGCCAAATATTAAAGGCGGTTTATCTCGTTTTGATCTTTCTGGGGTATTCTTTATTGCTATTGCAGTTATCAGTGCAACATTAGGGCTTGAGTTTATAAATGAAGGGCTCAATATCTATTTTTCCTTAAGTTTAATTTTGTTGTGCTTTATGTTGTTAAGTCTGTATGTTCTTCATGCTAAAAAATCATCATCGCCAATTTTTCCTTTAAGCTTATTTAATATCCACACCTTTCGAATCGGAATTATCGGCAATCTAATTAGCCGTTTAGGAATATCTGCCACACCATTTTTGATCCCACTATTATTGCAAGTGGCTTTTGGCTATTCGGCTATCTATGCTGGCTGTATGTTAATCCCTATGGCGATAGCATCATTAACTATGAAAACATTTGTTCCGCCTATTTTACGACGCTTTGGTTACCGGCGGGTTTTGATGACTAACACGATAATTGTTGGCTTAATCATTATGGCAATGTCTTTACTTAATAAAGATTCATCAATGATACTATTTGGCGTATTATTGTTTTGTTTAGGTGCGACCAATTCGCTACAATTCACATCAATGAATAGTATTACATTGGCTGATTTACCCAATGAATTAACCAGTAGTGGTAATAGTCTAATGGCGGTTAATCAGCAGCTTGCTATTAGTTTTGGGATCGCATGTGGGGCAGTTTTAGTACGCATTTTTAGTTATCAAGCAGAAATGGTAACTCAAGACATTACTCATGCATTTAAAATGAGCTTTATTATATTAGGTACATTCACGTGCTTTTCAAGTCTCATTTTTAGGTGCCTTTATCCGCAAGATGGTCAAAATTTGACGGTTAAAAATAAATCCAATTAA
- a CDS encoding bile acid:sodium symporter family protein, translating into MPKRFSQLFVQTIICLTKMFPLWAILCAGLAYLSPGVFTPIKSYTPELLMFVMFTMGVTLSIDDFKRVIVKPKAVIVCTLLHYIVMPLTALILAKLFMMRVELLVGMVLVGSVASGTASNVMIYLAKGDVALSITISSISTLVGIIVTPLLTLMLLGANVEVPFMGMFLSIIKIVFIPIVAGLIVHHLFIKIVKKCEWFFPILSMLCILAILSIVVAESRDQISQVGLTVICAVILHNGIGLLGGYWGGRLLGFDEATCRTMSLEVGMQNSALAATLGTTYFTALTALPAAVFSVWHNISGSLLAGYWQGKPIKNKKIVKN; encoded by the coding sequence ATGCCAAAGCGATTTAGCCAGCTATTTGTTCAAACTATTATTTGTTTAACTAAAATGTTCCCGCTCTGGGCTATTTTATGTGCCGGCTTGGCTTATTTATCCCCAGGTGTTTTTACGCCGATAAAATCTTATACTCCCGAATTATTAATGTTTGTTATGTTTACGATGGGGGTAACATTAAGTATTGATGATTTTAAACGGGTAATTGTGAAGCCTAAAGCCGTTATTGTCTGTACTTTACTGCATTATATTGTGATGCCTCTTACCGCATTAATCTTAGCTAAACTATTTATGATGCGAGTTGAACTTTTGGTTGGAATGGTATTAGTTGGTAGCGTGGCAAGTGGCACGGCGTCAAATGTTATGATCTATTTAGCCAAAGGTGATGTGGCGTTATCCATTACCATCTCTTCTATATCAACATTAGTTGGTATTATTGTAACGCCACTACTGACGTTAATGTTACTCGGTGCTAATGTTGAAGTTCCATTTATGGGAATGTTTCTTTCAATAATCAAAATCGTTTTCATTCCGATTGTTGCTGGGTTAATCGTTCATCACTTATTTATTAAAATAGTTAAAAAATGTGAGTGGTTTTTCCCTATTTTATCGATGCTGTGTATTCTTGCGATATTAAGTATTGTGGTCGCTGAAAGTCGCGATCAGATTTCGCAAGTTGGGCTGACTGTTATTTGTGCGGTGATCCTTCATAACGGTATCGGTTTACTTGGTGGGTATTGGGGCGGTCGATTACTTGGTTTTGATGAAGCAACATGCCGCACCATGTCGCTTGAGGTTGGTATGCAAAATTCAGCGTTAGCAGCGACCCTTGGCACAACTTATTTCACCGCATTAACTGCATTACCAGCTGCTGTATTTTCAGTATGGCATAATATTTCAGGGTCATTATTGGCTGGATATTGGCAAGGAAAACCAATTAAGAATAAAAAAATAGTAAAAAATTAG